The Parasteatoda tepidariorum isolate YZ-2023 chromosome X2, CAS_Ptep_4.0, whole genome shotgun sequence genome includes a region encoding these proteins:
- the LOC107449374 gene encoding uncharacterized protein: MPESTETADQQIARVTVKPPPVWRANPELWFRQIESQFTLAGVTTESTKFHHVVSALQPEELAIISDIVVSPPEDEPFTALKKRLCAQYAESEAQRLRDLISGMQLGERRPSGLLLEMRNKAGARINDELLKSLFLQRLPTNVQQILAISNDNLDKLAEMADGIMATTTNAQSVSVVAGSTDQTDLRSLLTEITARLARLEARTSDRSRSTSQKRSTSRSRQSSNSQYCWYHKIFKRRATKCRPPCSFLPENC, encoded by the coding sequence atgccaGAATCTACGGAAACTGCTGATCAACAAATTGCTCGTGTCACTGTAAAGCCGCCACCTGTTTGGAGAGCTAATCCAGAATTGTGGTTCAGACAAATTGAAAGTCAGTTCACTCTTGCTGGAGTAACTACAGAATCAACGAAATTTCACCATGTAGTTTCTGCTCTACAACCGGAGGAACTGGCGATTATCAGCGATATTGTTGTCAGTCCACCTGAGGATGAGCCTTTCACCGcacttaaaaaaagattgtgCGCTCAATATGCTGAATCTGAAGCTCAACGCTTAAGGGATTTGATTTCGGGGATGCAACTTGGAGAGCGCCGTCCTTCAGGACTGCTTCTGGAAATGCGGAATAAAGCCGGTGCGAGAATTAACGATGAACttcttaaatctttatttttgcagAGGTTgcctactaatgttcaacagaTTTTGGCGATTTCCAACGATAATTTGGACAAGCTGGCGGAGATGGCGGATGGTATCATGGCTACAACAACTAACGCACAGTCAGTGAGCGTAGTTGCTGGTTCGACGGATCAGACGGATTTACGGTCTTTATTGACAGAGATCACAGCTCGTCTCGCACGGTTGGAAGCCCGTACAAGTGACCGGTCGAGAAGTACTAGTCAGAAACGCTCTACTAGCCGAAGCCGACAGTCTTCAAATTCACAGTATTGCTggtatcataaaatattcaagcGACGAGCAACAAAATGCCGACCTCCATGTTCGTTCCTGCCGGAAAACTGCTGA
- the LOC107449375 gene encoding uncharacterized protein, giving the protein MNCKSSNNLISGYLTSSEIKLARNFLVKIVQKQEFSNEYQQLKNNKAVSSSSKILSLNLFLDEESLIRAGGRLENTQLSNERKHPILLPKNHHLTNLIIIHYHDSFLHAGTLLLLSVIRKEFWIVTARSFIKRQIWKCIKCFRLKEKTASQKMAQLPPSRVTPSRVFSKTGLDYAGPFFVNPRSGRGVISVKMYVCIFVCFATKVVYIEVVENLSAESFIVALKRFVARRGKPNEFFSDCGSNFFAANKEINRVVKSFRKEESIHQYFAEEQIKWHFNPPSAPHFGEIWEAAVKSAKSHLKRTIGDHKLTLEEFLTPIAQIESCLNSRPLCPVSDDPAEQSALTPGHFLVGASLSSIPEETYLL; this is encoded by the coding sequence ATGAACTGTAAATCTTCGAACAATCTCATAAGTGGTTATTTAACTAGTAGTGAGATAAAACTAGCTAGAAACTTTTTGGTTAAAATAGTccaaaaacaagaattttcaaacgaatATCAACAGctgaaaaataacaaagcaGTTTCCTCGAGTAGTAAGATCCTCTCATTGAATCTGTTTTTGGATGAAGAGAGCCTTATCCGTGCTGGCGGTAGGTTAGAAAATACGCAATtatcaaatgaaagaaaacatcCTATTCTCCTACCGAAAAATCATCACTTAActaatctaattataattcactATCATGACTCTTTCTTGCATGCTGGAACACTTTTACTATTATCAGTTATTCGCAAGGAATTTTGGATAGTAACTGCTAGATCATTTATAAAAAGGCAAATCTGGAAATGCATAAAATGCtttcgattaaaagaaaaaaccgCGTCACAGAAAATGGCTCAATTACCACCTTCAAGAGTAACGCCTTCCAGAGTTTTTTCCAAGACTGGTCTGGATTATGCAGGTCCATTTTTTGTGAACCCGCGATCTGGACGTGGAGTCATATCAGTTAAAATGTACGTTTGTATTTTTGTGTGTTTCGCGACAAAAGTGGTGTACATCGaagttgttgaaaatttatCCGCTGAATCATTTATTGTAGCTCTAAAAAGATTTGTTGCGCGAAGAGGAAaaccaaatgaatttttttcagactgtggttcaaatttttttgctgcAAATAAGGAAATTAATCGAGTGGTTAAATCTTTTCGAAAAGAAGAATCCATCCATCAGTATTTTGCCGAGGAACAAATTAAATGGCACTTCAACCCACCTTCAGCACCTCACTTTGGAGAAATTTGGGAAGCTGCTGTGAAATCCGCAAAATCGCATTTGAAAAGAACAATAGGTGATCATAAATTGACCCTTGAAGAGTTTTTAACTCCTATTGCCCAAATCGAATCCTGCTTGAACTCTCGTCCTTTGTGCCCTGTGTCGGACGATCCCGCTGAACAATCAGCACTTACCCCAGGACATTTCCTTGTGGGAGCCTCTCTTTCTTCAATACCAGAAGAGACATATCTCCTTTAA
- the LOC139427254 gene encoding uncharacterized protein, translated as MYLKSTTITTKQVRVLISKTRVAPLKTISIPRLELCSVVLLVHLLQTVLKSLNLKIDAIRAFTDSTIVLAWLKSEPSRWQIFAANRISEIQSILPVQHWNHISSGQNPADSASRGLPPNELVNFDLWWSGPHWMKSDEISHLEEIPLSTNALKEERKKTSCLIETTPIDFPINYNVS; from the coding sequence ATGTACTTAAAATCAACTACCATAACCACTAAACAGGTTAGAGTACTTATATCTAAAACACGCGTCGCTCCATTGAAAACGATATCAATACCACGCCTTGAACTTTGTTCAGTCGTTTTATTAGTGCACCTTTTACAAACGGTCCTCAAGTCCTTGAATCTTAAAATTGACGCAATACGCGCTTTTACGGACTCAACTATAGTTCTTGCATGGTTGAAATCTGAGCCATCACGTTGGCAAATTTTTGCTGCTAATCGTATTTCCGAAATTCAGTCTATTCTTCCAGTTCAACATTGGAATCATATCAGTTCTGGTCAAAACCCTGCTGATTCCGCTAGTAGAGGACTTCCCCCAAATGAACtagttaattttgatttatggtGGTCAGGTCCGCATTGGATGAAAAGTGATGAAATATCTCATTTGGAGGAAATCCCTCTCTCAACAAACGCTCTCAAAGAAGAACGCAAAAAGACATCGTGTTTGATTGAAACCACTCCTATTGACTTTCCTATCAATTACAATGTTTCATAA